A DNA window from Lutra lutra chromosome 8, mLutLut1.2, whole genome shotgun sequence contains the following coding sequences:
- the CHD4 gene encoding chromodomain-helicase-DNA-binding protein 4 isoform X5 translates to MASGLGSPSPCSAGSEEEDMDALLNNSLPPPHPENEEDPEEDLSEAETPKLKKKKKPKKPRDPKIPKSKRQKKELGDSSGEGPEFVEEEEEVALRSDSEGSDYTPGKKKKKKLGPKKEKKSKSKRKEEEEEDDDDDDSKEPKSSAQLLEDWGMEDIDHVFSEEDYRTLTNYKAFSQFVRPLIAAKNPKIAVSKMMMVLGAKWREFSTNNPFKGSSGASVAAAAAAAVAVVESMVTATEVAPPPPPVEVPIRKAKTKEGKGPNARRKPKGSPRVPDAKKPKPKKVAPLKIKLGGFGSKRKRSSSEDDDLDVESDFDDASINSYSVSDGSTSRSSRSRKKLRTTKKKKKGEEEVTAVDGYETDHQDYCEVCQQGGEIILCDTCPRAYHMVCLDPDMEKAPEGKWSCPHCEKEGIQWEAKEDNSEGEEILEEVGGDPEEEDDHHMEFCRVCKDGGELLCCDTCPSSYHIHCLNPPLPEIPNGEWLCPRCTCPALKGKVQKILIWKWGQPPSPTPVPRPPDADPNTPSPKPLEGRPERQFFVKWQGMSYWHCSWVSELQLELHCQVMFRNYQRKNDMDEPPSGDFGGDEEKSRKRKNKDPKFAEMEERFYRYGIKPEWMMIHRILNHSVDKKGHVHYLIKWRDLPYDQASWESEDVEIQDYDLFKQSYWNHRELMRGEEGRPGKKLKKVKLRKLERPPETPTVDPTVKYERQPEYLDATGGTLHPYQMEGLNWLRFSWAQGTDTILADEMGLGKTVQTAVFLYSLYKEGHSKGPFLVSAPLSTIINWEREFEMWAPDMYVVTYVGDKDSRAIIRENEFSFEDNAIRGGKKASRMKKEASVKFHVLLTSYELITIDMAILGSIDWACLIVDEAHRLKNNQSKFFRVLNGYSLQHKLLLTGTPLQNNLEELFHLLNFLTPERFHNLEGFLEEFADIAKEDQIKKLHDMLGPHMLRRLKADVFKNMPSKTELIVRVELSPMQKKYYKYILTRNFEALNARGGGNQVSLLNVVMDLKKCCNHPYLFPVAAMEAPKMPNGMYDGSALIRASGKLLLLQKMLKNLKEGGHRVLIFSQMTKMLDLLEDFLEHEGYKYERIDGGITGNMRQEAIDRFNAPGAQQFCFLLSTRAGGLGINLATADTVIIYDSDWNPHNDIQAFSRAHRIGQNKKVMIYRFVTRASVEERITQVAKKKMMLTHLVVRPGLGSKTGSMSKQELDDILKFGTEELFKDEATDGGGDNKEGEDSSVIHYDDKAIERLLDRNQDETEDTELQGMNEYLSSFKVAQYVVREEEMGEEEEVEREIIKQEESVDPDYWEKLLRHHYEQQQEDLARNLGKGKRIRKQVNYNDGSQEDRDWQDDQSDNQSDYSVASEEGDEDFDERSEAPRRPSRKGLRNDKDKPLPPLLARVGGNIEVLGFNARQRKAFLNAIMRYGMPPQDAFTTQWLVRDLRGKSEKEFKAYVSLFMRHLCEPGADGAETFADGVPREGLSRQHVLTRIGVMSLIRKKVQEFEHVNGRWSMPELAEVEENKKMSQPGSPSPKTPTPSTPGDTQPNTPAPAPPAEDGIKIEENSLKEEESAEGEKEVKSAAPEATIECTQPPAPASEDEKVLVEPPEGEEKVEKAEVKERTEEPMETEPKGVADVEKVEEKSAVDLTPIVVEDKEEKKEEEEKKEVMLQNGETPKDLNDEKQKKNIKQRFMFNIADGGFTELHSLWQNEERAATVTKKTYEIWHRRHDYWLLAGIINHGYARWQDIQNDPRYAILNEPFKGEMNRGNFLEIKNKFLARRFKLLEQALVIEEQLRRAAYLNMSEDPSHPSMALNTRFAEVECLAESHQHLSKESMAGNKPANAVLHKGILKQLEELLSDMKADVTRLPATIARIPPVAVRLQMSERNILSRLANRAPEPTPQQVAQQQ, encoded by the exons ATGGCGTCGGGCCTGGGCTCCCCGTCCCCCTGCTCGGCGGGCAGCGAGGAGGAAGATATGGATGCACTTTTGAACAacagcctgcccccaccccacccag AAAACGAAGAGGACCCAGAAGAGGATTTGTCAGAAGCAGAGACTCCAAAgctcaagaagaagaaaaagcctaAGAAACCTCGGGACCCTAAAATCCCTAAGAGCAAGCGCCAAAAAAAGGAG CTGGGGGACAGCTCTGGGGAGGGGCCGGAGtttgtggaggaggaggaagaggtggctCTGCGTTCAGACAGTGAGGGCAGCGACTATACCCctggcaagaagaaaaagaagaagcttggacctaagaaagaaaagaagagtaaatccaagcggaaggaagaggaggaggaggatgacgatgatgatgattcAAAG GAGCCTAAGTCATCCGCTCAGCTCCTGGAAGACTGGGGCATGGAAGACATTGACCATGTGTTCTCAGAGGAGGATTATCGCACCCTCACCAACTACAAGGCCTTCAGCCAGTTTGTCCG ACCCCTCATTGCTGCCAAAAACCCCAAGATTGCTGTCTCCAAGATGATGATGGTTTTGGGTGCAAAGTGGCGTGAGTTCAGCACCAACAATCCCTTCAAAGGCAGTTCCGGGGCTTCTgtggcggcagcagcggcggcagcgGTGGCTGTGGTGGAGAGCATGGTGACGGCCACTGAAGTTGCACCACCTCCTCCGCCTGTGGAGGTGCCGATCCGCAAGGCCAAGACCAAGGAGGGCAAAG GTCCCAATGCTCGGAGGAAGCCCAAGGGCAGCCCTCGTGTACCTGACGCCAAGAAGCCTAAACCCAAGAAAGTAGCTCCCCTGAAAATCAAGCTGGGAGGTTTTGGTTCTAAGCGTAAGAGATCCTCG AGTGAGGATGATGACTTAGATGTGGAGTCTGACTTCGATGATGCCAGCATCAATAGCTATTCCGTTTCTGATGGTTCTACCAGCCGCAGTAGCCGCAGCCGCAAGAAACTCCgaaccactaaaaagaaaaagaaag GCGAGGAGGAGGTGACTGCTGTGGATGGTTATGAGACAGACCACCAGGACTATTGCGAGGTGTGCCAGCAAGGCGGTGAGATCATCCTGTGTGATACCTGTCCCCGAGCCTACCACATGGTCTGCCTGGATCCGGATATGGAGAAGGCTCCCGAGGGCAAGTGGAGCTGTCCACATTGC GAGAAGGAAGGCATCCAGTGGGAGGCTAAAGAGGACAATTCAGAGGGTGAGGAGATCCTGGAAGAGGTTGGAGGAGACCCTGAAGAGGAGGATGACCACCATATGGAATTCTGTCGTGTCTGTAAAGATGGTGGGGAGCTGCTCTGCTGTGACACCTGTCCTTCATCCTACCACATCCACTGCCTGAACCCCCCACTTCCAGAGATTCCTAATGGTGAATGGCTCTGTCCCCGTTGTACG tgTCCAGCGCTTAAGGGCAAAGTTCAGAAGATTCTAATCTGGAAATGGGGGCAGCCACCATCTCCCACACCAGTGCCTCGGCCTCCAGATGCTGATCCCAATACTCCCTCTCCCAAGCCCTTGGAGGGGAGGCCAGAGCGGCAGTTCTTTGTGAAATGGCAAGGCATGTCTTACTGGCACTGCTCCTGGGTGTCTGAACTGCAG TTGGAGTTGCACTGTCAAGTGATGTTCCGAAACTATCAGCGAAAGAATGATATGGACGAACCACCTTCCGGGGACTTTGGTGGTGATGAAGAGAAGAGCCGGAAGCGTAAGAACAAAGATCCTAAATTTGCAGAGATGGAGGAACGCTTCTATCGCTATGGCATAAAACCTGAGTGGATGATGATCCACCGAATTCTCAACCACAG TGTGGACAAGAAGGGCCATGTCCACTACTTGATCAAGTGGCGGGACTTGCCCTACGATCAGGCATCCTGGGAGAGCGAGGATGTGGAGATACAGGACTATGATCTGTTCAAGCAGAGCTACTGGAATCACAG gGAGTTAATGAGGGGTGAGGAAGGACGACCAGGCAAGAAGCTCAAGAAGGTGAAGCTGAGGAAGTTGGAGAGGCCTCCTGAAACTCCTACAGTGGAT CCGACAGTGAAGTATGAGCGGCAGCCGGAGTACCTGGACGCTACTGGTGGAACTCTGCACCCCTATCAGATGGAGGGCTTGAACTGGTTGCGTTTCTCCTGGGCTCAAGGCACCGATACTATCTTGGCTGATGAGATGGGCCTCGGGAAGACTGTCCAGACAGCAGTCTTCCTCTATTCTCTCTACAAGGAG GGTCATTCCAAGGGCCCCTTCCTAGTGAGTGCTCCTCTTTCTACCATCATCAACTGGGAACGGGAGTTTGAAATGTGGGCTCCAGATATGTATGTGGTGACCTACGTGGGTGACAAAGACAGCCGTGCCATCATCCGAGAGAATGAGTTCTCCTTTGAAGACAACGCCATTCGTGGTGGCAAGAAAGCCTCTCGCATGAAG AAAGAGGCGTCTGTGAAGTTCCACGTGCTGCTGACGTCCTACGAGCTGATCACCATCGACATGGCCATCTTGGGCTCCATTGACTGGGCCTGCCTCATTGTGGACGAGGCGCACCGGCTCAAGAACAACCAGTCCAAG TTCTTCCGGGTGTTAAATGGTTACTCGCTCCAACACAAGCTGTTGCTGACCGGGACTCCGTTACAAAACAATCTGGAAGAGTTGTTTCATCTGCTCAACTTTCTAACCCCTGAGAGGTTCCA caatttggaaggcttcttggaggagttTGCTGACATTGCCAAGGAGGACCAGATTAAAAAACTGCATGACATGCTGGGCCCTCATATGTTGCGGCGGCTCAAAGCTGATGTGTTCAAGAACATGCCATCTAAGACAGAATTGATTGTGCGTGTGGAGCTGAGCCCTATGCAGAA GAAATACTACAAGTACATCCTTACTCGAAATTTTGAAGCACTCAATGCTCGGGGTGGCGGCAACCAGGTGTCTCTGCTCAACGTGGTGATGGATCTGAAGAAGTGCTGCAACCACCCGTACCTCTTCCCCGTGGCCGCGATG GAAGCCCCTAAAATGCCCAATGGCATGTATGATGGCAGTGCCCTAATCCGAGCATCTGGTAAATTATTGCTGCTACAGAAGATGCTCAAGAACCTCAAGGAGGGTGGGCACCGCGTTCTCATCTTCTCTCAG ATGACCAAGATGCTGGACCTGTTGGAGGATTTTTTGGAACATGAAGGTTATAAGTATGAACGAATCGATGGTGGGATCACCGGGAACATGCGGCAAGAGGCCATTGACCGCTTCAATG CACCGGGTGCTCAACAGTTCTGCTTCTTGCTTTCCACTCGAGCTGGGGGCCTTGGAATCAATCTCGCCACTGCCGACACAGTTATTATCTATGACTCTGACTGGAACCCCCATAATGACATCCAG GCTTTTAGCAGAGCTCACCGTATTGGGCAGAATAAGAAGGTGATGATATATCGGTTTGTGACCCGTGCGTCCGTGGAGGAGCGCATCACGCAGGTGGCAAAGAAGAAGATGATGCTGACACATCTAGTGGTTCGGCCTGGGCTGGGCTCCAAGACTGGATCCATGTCCAAACAGGAGCTTGACGACATCCTCAAGTTTGGCACTGAGGAGCTATTTAAGGATGAAGCCACAGACGGAG GAGGAGACAACAAAGAGGGAGAAGATAGTAGTGTTATCCACTATGATGACAAGGCCATTGAACGACTTCTGGACCGTAATCAGGATGAGACGGAAGACACAGAACTGCAGGGCATGAATGAATATTTGAGCTCGTTCAAAGTGGCCCAGTACGTGGTGCGGGAAGAAGAGATGGGG gaggaagaggaggtagaACGAGAAATCATAAAACAGGAAGAGAGTGTGGATCCTGACTACTGGGAGAAATTGCTGCGGCACCATTATGAGCAGCAGCAAGAAGATCTAGCCCGAAATCtgggcaaaggaaaaagaatccgTAAACAGGTCAACTACAATGATGGCTCCCAGGAGGACCGAG atTGGCAGGACGACCAGTCCGACAACCAGTCCGATTATTCAGTGGCCTCAGAGGAAGGTGATGAAGACTTCGATGAACGTTCAGAAG CTCCCCGCAGGCCCAGTCGTAAGGGCCTGCGGAATGATAAAGATAAGCCGTTGCCTCCTCTGTTAGCCCGTGTTGGGGGGAATATTGAA GTACTTGGTTTTAATGCTCGTCAGCGAAAAGCCTTTCTTAATGCAATTATGCGATATGGGATGCCTCCTCAGGATGCTTTTACCACCCAGTGGCTTGTGAGAGATCTGCGAGGCAAATCAGAGAAAGAGTTCAA GGCTTATGTATCTCTTTTCATGAGACATTTATGTGAGCCAGGAGCAGATGGGGCTGAGACCTTTGCTGATGGTGTCCCCCGAGAAGGCCTGTCTCGCCAGCATGTCCTTACTAGGATTGGTGTCATGTCCTTGATTCGAAAGAAG GTTCAGGAGTTTGAACATGTCAATGGGCGCTGGAGCATGCCTGAACTTGCTGaagtagaagaaaacaagaaaatgtccCAGCCAGGGTCTCCTTCTCCAAAGACTCCTACACCCTCCACTCCAGGAGATACACAACCCAATacccctgcacctgcccccccTGCTG AGGATGGGATAAAAATAGAGGAGAATAGCCTCAAAGAAGAAGAGAgtgcagaaggagaaaaggaggttAAGTCTGCAGCCCCAGAGGCCACTATTGAG tgtacacaaccccctgcccctgcctcagaAGATGAAAAAGTCCTTGTTGAACctcctgagggagaggagaaagtagAAAAGGCAGAGGTgaaggagagaacagaggaaCCGATGGAAACAGAGCCCAAAG GTGTTGCTGATGTGGAGAAGGTAGAGGAGAAGTCAGCAGTAGATCTGACCCCCATTGTGGTAGAGGACAAAG aagagaagaaagaagaagaagagaaaaaagaggtgaTGCTTCAGAATGGAGAGACCCCCAAGGACCTGAATGatgagaagcagaagaaaaatattaaacagcGTTTCATGTTCAATATCGCCGATGGTGGTTTTACTG AGTTACACTCCCTTTGGCAGAATGAGGAGCGGGCAGCCACTGTCACCAAGAAGACTTATGAGATCTGGCATCGACGGCATGACTACTGGCTGCTGGCTGGCATCATAAA CCATGGCTATGCCCGGTGGCAGGACATCCAGAATGACCCACGCTATGCTATCCTCAATGAACCTTTCAAGGGTGAAATGAATCGTGGCAATTTCTTAGAGATCAAGAATAAGTTTCTAGCCCGAAGGTTCAAG CTCTTAGAACAAGCCCTGGTGATCGAGGAACAGCTGCGTCGGGCAGCTTACCTGAACATGTCAGAGGACCCCTCTCACCCCTCCATGGCCCTAAACACGCGCTTTGCTGAGGTGGAGTGTTTGGCCGAGAGTCACCAGCACCTGTCCAAGGAGTCAATGGCAGGAAACAAGCCAGCCAATGCGGTCCTGCACAAAGGTA TTCTGAAACAGCTAGAAGAACTGCTGAGTGACATGAAAGCCGATGTGACTCGACTCCCAGCTACTATTGCCCGGATTCCCCCAGTTGCTGTGAGGCTACAGATGTCAGAGCGTAACATCCTCAGCCGTCTGGCAAACCGAGCACCTGAACCTACTCCACAGCAG GTGGCCCAGCAGCAGTGA